A single Gemmatimonadota bacterium DNA region contains:
- a CDS encoding alpha/beta hydrolase, whose product MQHPFMQAAAEQLATQKIATFRYQFPYMEKGKKSPDSQTTLRATIVSAVETAKKAARGLPLLAGGKSMGGRLTSLVAAEGGLPDVRGLIFYGFPLHAAGKPSSERGAHLAEVIVPMLFLQGTRDRLAELACIMPLCRSLGKRAPLHIVEGGDHSFHVLKRSGRTDEEVQNELGETVGSWVSGL is encoded by the coding sequence ATGCAGCACCCCTTTATGCAGGCCGCGGCAGAGCAGCTTGCCACCCAAAAAATTGCGACGTTTCGCTATCAGTTTCCGTATATGGAAAAGGGAAAGAAAAGCCCCGACTCCCAAACGACATTACGCGCAACCATCGTCTCGGCGGTTGAGACGGCAAAAAAAGCGGCCCGGGGGTTGCCCCTCCTGGCCGGCGGAAAATCCATGGGGGGACGGCTGACCTCGCTTGTTGCGGCCGAGGGCGGCCTGCCGGATGTTCGAGGGTTGATCTTTTACGGCTTTCCCCTCCACGCGGCAGGAAAACCGTCAAGCGAGCGGGGTGCGCATTTAGCCGAGGTGATCGTTCCCATGCTCTTCTTACAAGGGACCCGGGACAGGCTGGCCGAACTCGCTTGCATCATGCCCTTATGCCGCAGCCTGGGCAAGCGCGCGCCCCTCCATATTGTTGAGGGCGGCGACCACTCCTTTCACGTCCTCAAACGCTCGGGACGAACCGATGAGGAGGTGCAAAACGAGTTGGGTGAGACCGTGGGGTCATGGGTCTCAGGTTTGTAG